The Pongo abelii isolate AG06213 chromosome 11, NHGRI_mPonAbe1-v2.0_pri, whole genome shotgun sequence genome includes a window with the following:
- the SPEGNB gene encoding SPEG neighbor protein, with product MSKAAPAKKPVAVAPPPGCTLDINDPQVQSAAIRIQASYRGHRSRKELREKGPPRVLEPLKDVVLIEGSAAKLTCRISAFPDPFIRWSKDGKELRDGPKYRYVFEDPDVVALVVRDGELADLGQYSINVTNPFGQCSDSARILVEVPAKIQKGPDNTKARKGTTVTLTAEILGEPAPDVGWTKDGEDIEEDDRVFFEIGSTTTTLTIRRATPQDSGKYEVYVENSLGMDQSFARVDVA from the exons ATGTCTAAAGCAGCTCCTGCCAAAAAGCCAGTGGCTGTGGCCCCACCTCCTGGATGTACCCTGGACATCAATGACCCACAGGTCCAGAGTGCGGCCATTCGCATCCAGGCCTCTTACCGGGGCCACAG GTCCCGGAAGGAGCTGCGCGAGAAGGGGCCGCCGCGGGTGCTGGAGCCGCTGAAGGACGTGGTGCTGATCGAGGGCAGCGCGGCCAAGCTCACTTGCCGCATTTCGGCTTTCCCGGACCCATTCATCCGCTGGAGTAAGGACGGCAAGGAGCTACGTGACGGGCCCAAGTACCGCTACGTCTTCGAGGACCCTGACGTGGTGGCACTGGTGGTGCGCGACGGCGAGCTGGCAGACCTGGGCCAGTACAGCATCAACGTCACCAACCCCTTCGGCCAGTGCTCCGACTCGGCGCGCATCCTCGTGGAAG TCCCGGCGAAGATTCAAAAGGGACCCGACAACACTAAGGCGCGCAAAGGCACCACCGTGACGCTGACTGCGGAGATCCTGGGAGAGCCTGCGCCCGACGTGGGCTGGACCAAGGACGGGGAGGACATCGAGGAGGATGACAG GGTGTTCTTCGAGATCGGCAGCACCACCACGACGCTGACCATTCGCCGGGCCACGCCCCAGGACAGCGGCAAGTACGAGGTGTACgtagagaacagcctgggcatgGACCAGAGCTTCGCTCGCGTGGACGTGGCCTGA